Part of the Vibrio ishigakensis genome, GAACTACGATACCACGCTCGCCCTCTGGAATTACAAATACTGACATCAGCATTAGTGCAAGCGTCACTACCAATACTGGGATCATCAACTTACGCATTCTTAGTTTCTCCCTTGACGAGTAGTAGTTGGACGAGTCTGGCTTTGAGACGGAGTAATTGGCGTCTCTGGCTCTAACTCAATCTGGTCATAGGCTGAGGTTGAACGAGTCGAACGCTTGGTTGAACCGCTCTCTTGGCCTGCTAGCTTGTCGATTGGAAGATACAGTAGGTTACCGCTCGACTCAGAGTCGATAAGAACCTTAGACGTATTCGAGTAAACCTCTTCCATAGTGTCTAGGTATAGGCGATTACGCGTTACTTCAGGAGCTGCTTGGTATTCAGGTAGCAGTTTCTCGAACTGAGCAACCTGACCAAAGGCTTCATTAACAGTACGTTCGCTGTAACCAAGAGCTTCCTTCTTCAGACGCTCTGCACGACCTGTCGCTTTCGGCAAGATTTCGTTCTTATATGCCTCAGCTTCACGGATGAAACGCTCTTCATCCTCTCGCGCTGCGATTGCGTCATCGAATGAATCTTTAACCTGCTCAGGTGGACGAGCAGACTGGAAGTTCACGTCTACGATTAGGATACCCATGTCGTAACTGTCGATGATGCGGTTAAGTGTTTCTTGAGTGCTTTGACGGATTTGCTGACGACCACTGGTCAGGATGCTATCCATCAATGAGTCACCGATTACCGCACGTAGAGCAGAGTCAGTAGCCTGACGCAAACTGTCATCTGCGTTAGTTACACGATAAAGGTATTTGTACGGGTCAGACACTCGGTATTGAACGCCCATCTGTACCGTTACTACGTTTTCGTCTTTAGTCAGCATCAGACCAGATGCCTGTAGAGCACGAATCGCTTGAACGTTTACAGTGGTCACTTCATCAATAAAGCGCGGACGCCAGTTCAGACCTGGATCAACCTGACGGTCGTATTTACCCAGACGCAGAACCACACCACGCTCGGCTTCGCCTACTGTGTAGAAGCCAGATGCAAACCAAACAAAAACTGCGATAACTGCGATAAGGCCAAATCCGATTGCGCCACCGCCGCCCATTGATGACCCGCCACCGCGTTTGCCACCGCCGAACTTACCACCGAGTTTTTGGCTCAGTTTATTGAATACTTCATCCAAATCCGGTGGCCCTTGATTGCGGCCTCCAGAGTTTTGGTTTCCGCGATCATTGTTTCCCCAAGGATCATTATCACGGCCATTGTTTCCGTTGTTATTTCCAGGCTCGTTCCACGCCATTAGAAAACTCCATCACTAGATATGACGTTATAAAGTAGCAGTCTTTTAAACGACGATAAAGTCGTCCAACTCCACTTCTTCTCTCTTTTGCAACCTAGCCCAATCAGCCTGTTGCATTCTGATATCAATCAACAAGTTACCTTCGGTATCATACTCTTCTTGGCGAATCGATTTCATGTTGAATAACACACTTCGTAATCTTCCCTGAAAACGAGGAGGAATACATAATTTGTATTCGACCATTTGACTCGCTAAGCGTTCAGTCAAAGCTTGGAACAAGAGTTCTATGCCCTGACCTTCCATAGCAGATACCCAGACCCTGACAGGCTTATTCTCATCATCATATTCGATGCGAGGAGTAGCACCCTCAAGGTTATCGATCTTATTCATTACTAATAGAGTTGGGATCTCATGAGCATCAATCTCTTCAAGCACAACGTCTACAGCATGGATATTCTCCCTAAAACGCTCATCGCTCGCATCTATGACATGTAACAAGATGTCAGCTTCCTGCGTTTCTTGCAGGGTAGCCTTAAATGCAGCAACTAGGTCATGGGGAAGATGTCGAATAAAACCAACGGTGTCAGCCAAAATCGCCAAACCAACATCGTCTAACTCTATCTTACGCAGTGTAGGGTCAAGAGTTGCAAATAATTGGTCAGCCGCATACACACTTGCCTCAGTAATGCGGTTGAATAGGGTCGATTTACCGGCATTGGTATAACCCACCAGCGAAAGTGTAGGAATCTCAGCACGTTTACGAGCTCGACGGCCTTGCTCACGCTGTTTTGCAACTCGCTCTAGGCGACGTAAGATGGCTTTGATTCGATCTCGTAGTAAGCGTCGGTCGGTCTCAAGCTGGGTTTCACCCGGTCCGCGAAGACCAATACCACCCTTCTGTCTTTCAAGGTGGGTCCAGCCTCGAATCAATCGAGTAGAGATGTGACGCAACTGCGCCAGCTCAACCTGAAGCTTACCCTCATGGGTTCGCGCACGCTGTGCAAAGATGTCTAGGATCAAACCTGTTCGATCCAAAACTCGACATTTACACAACTGTTCTAGATTTCGCTCTTGAGCGGGAGAAAGGGCGTGGTTAAAGATGACGATCTCGGCACCGGTCTGCTGAACTACATCAGAGATTTCCTGCGCCTTGCCTTCACCAACATAATATTTTGGATGAGGTGATTGTCGACTGCCTGTCACGGTTTGCAGGTTGTTCACGCCCGCGGAAGATACCAGCATCTCAAATTCAGCTAGGTCTTCCCACTCCCCTTCTTGTGTAAAGTTGATATGAACAAGTACCGCCTGTTCACCTGATTCATACCGGTCAAACAAGCGATAAACTCCTTACACAGAACCTTTGGTTTTCTTGTATCTTTTTCAATTAGTCTTCAGATTTCTCTTGAGGGCGATCACCGCGCTCGTTGTTGCTGTGGTGAGTAACTGCACGTGCAGGAACTACAGTCGAAATAGCATGCTTATAAACCATTTGGTTTACAGTGTTTTTCAGCAGGATCACGAACTGATCGAAAGACTCGATCTGACCTTGCAGTTTGATGCCATTGACTAAATAAATTGAAACTGGCACGCGCTCACGACGCAGTGCGTTCAGAAATGGGTCTTGTAAAGATTGCCCCTTTGCCATTGTTATTTTCCTTTTTGGTTTGTAGTTGTAATTTTTAGCAATCGACAGCAATAAGTGTACTTTTTACGCATCCGAGCTAAATCAAAATAATACCTGCAGTAAGTTACGTTCCGTGTCCAGATATTATTTATGCAAAACGATCTTATTATACACAGCAAATTCAATCAGATGCTATGACATTTGCGATGGTTTCTACCCCATGATCGATATTTTCACTATCCAGCCA contains:
- the hflK gene encoding FtsH protease activity modulator HflK; the encoded protein is MAWNEPGNNNGNNGRDNDPWGNNDRGNQNSGGRNQGPPDLDEVFNKLSQKLGGKFGGGKRGGGSSMGGGGAIGFGLIAVIAVFVWFASGFYTVGEAERGVVLRLGKYDRQVDPGLNWRPRFIDEVTTVNVQAIRALQASGLMLTKDENVVTVQMGVQYRVSDPYKYLYRVTNADDSLRQATDSALRAVIGDSLMDSILTSGRQQIRQSTQETLNRIIDSYDMGILIVDVNFQSARPPEQVKDSFDDAIAAREDEERFIREAEAYKNEILPKATGRAERLKKEALGYSERTVNEAFGQVAQFEKLLPEYQAAPEVTRNRLYLDTMEEVYSNTSKVLIDSESSGNLLYLPIDKLAGQESGSTKRSTRSTSAYDQIELEPETPITPSQSQTRPTTTRQGRN
- the hflX gene encoding ribosome rescue GTPase HflX, whose product is MFDRYESGEQAVLVHINFTQEGEWEDLAEFEMLVSSAGVNNLQTVTGSRQSPHPKYYVGEGKAQEISDVVQQTGAEIVIFNHALSPAQERNLEQLCKCRVLDRTGLILDIFAQRARTHEGKLQVELAQLRHISTRLIRGWTHLERQKGGIGLRGPGETQLETDRRLLRDRIKAILRRLERVAKQREQGRRARKRAEIPTLSLVGYTNAGKSTLFNRITEASVYAADQLFATLDPTLRKIELDDVGLAILADTVGFIRHLPHDLVAAFKATLQETQEADILLHVIDASDERFRENIHAVDVVLEEIDAHEIPTLLVMNKIDNLEGATPRIEYDDENKPVRVWVSAMEGQGIELLFQALTERLASQMVEYKLCIPPRFQGRLRSVLFNMKSIRQEEYDTEGNLLIDIRMQQADWARLQKREEVELDDFIVV
- the hfq gene encoding RNA chaperone Hfq, with translation MAKGQSLQDPFLNALRRERVPVSIYLVNGIKLQGQIESFDQFVILLKNTVNQMVYKHAISTVVPARAVTHHSNNERGDRPQEKSED